One genomic segment of Gossypium arboreum isolate Shixiya-1 chromosome 3, ASM2569848v2, whole genome shotgun sequence includes these proteins:
- the LOC108475653 gene encoding NAC domain-containing protein 104-like, with translation MGDNRNVNLPPGFRFYPTDEELVVHFLQRKAALLPCHPDVIPDLDLYPYDPWELDGKALGEGNQWYYYSRRTQNRNTSKGYWKPMGIDEPVVNSNSSKKVGMKKYFVFYIGESGPAGIKTNWIMQEYRLSDSDSSSSSRSSKRRGGHSKIDYSKWVVCRVYERNCSEEEDDGTELSCLDEVFLSLDDLDEISLPD, from the exons ATGGGAGATAATCGCAATGTTAATCTTCCACCGGGGTTCAGATTCTATCCAACAGATGAAGAGCTAGTGGTTCATTTCCTTCAACGTAAGGCCGCCCTCTTGCCTTGCCACCCTGATGTCATCCCTGATCTTGACCTCTATCCATATGATCCCTGGGAACTTGATG GTAAAGCATTGGGAGAGGGGAACCAGTGGTACTACTACAGCAGGAGGACGCAAAACAGGAACACCAGCAAAGGGTACTGGAAGCCAATGGGAATAGATGAGCCTGTGGTTAATAGCAATAGCAGCAAGAAAGTTGGGATGAAAAAATACTTCGTTTTCTACATTGGGGAATCGGGTCCCGCCGGTATCAAAACCAATTGGATAATGCAAGAATATCGTCTCTCCGATTCTGATTCCAGCTCCAGTAGTCGATCATCCAAACGTAGAGGAGGACATTCCAAAATT GATTATAGCAAATGGGTGGTTTGTCGAGTATATGAAAGAAATTGtagtgaagaagaagatgatggaaCAGAGCTGTCGTGCTTGGATGAAGTGTTTCTATCATTGGATGATCTGGATGAAATTAGCCTGCCAGATTAG